In Ignisphaera sp., a single genomic region encodes these proteins:
- a CDS encoding nucleotidyltransferase domain-containing protein: protein MEKVIEERIRRANQALRKAREFAECVKRIFHSIDLVILFGSYARGDFNEWSDIDVLVVVGDELPKKPTERIDLVVPCITAVGAPIEPLIITRE, encoded by the coding sequence TTGGAGAAGGTTATTGAGGAGAGAATAAGAAGAGCTAACCAGGCTTTGAGGAAAGCAAGAGAATTTGCTGAATGTGTTAAGAGAATATTTCACAGTATCGACCTGGTCATCCTATTTGGATCATATGCTAGAGGGGATTTTAACGAATGGAGCGATATAGATGTTCTGGTAGTTGTTGGGGATGAGCTGCCTAAGAAACCAACAGAGAGAATAGATCTTGTAGTGCCATGCATAACAGCTGTGGGTGCCCCAATAGAGCCGCTGATAATTACTAGAGAAG
- a CDS encoding HEPN domain-containing protein translates to MNIVDENEFNRWMRSAVLTLESARRDKVNGDYNWSCFKAHQAAEKALKALLWGLGNPKTGHSLIELGNALKNMNIEIPLNIYEALARLSKFYIPTRYPDAWSEGVPEEYYTDNEAEEAVRLAESVIEWVRDVWRRLLRRE, encoded by the coding sequence TTGAATATCGTCGATGAAAATGAATTCAATAGATGGATGAGAAGCGCTGTACTTACTCTTGAGTCTGCTAGGAGGGATAAAGTTAATGGAGATTATAATTGGTCTTGTTTCAAAGCTCACCAAGCAGCTGAGAAAGCCCTTAAAGCTCTTTTGTGGGGTCTTGGCAATCCTAAGACTGGACATTCACTAATTGAGCTTGGAAATGCTTTAAAGAATATGAATATAGAGATCCCCCTAAATATCTATGAGGCACTGGCTAGATTAAGCAAATTCTACATACCTACAAGATATCCTGATGCTTGGAGCGAGGGGGTGCCAGAAGAATATTATACTGACAATGAGGCTGAGGAAGCAGTAAGACTTGCCGAAAGCGTCATTGAGTGGGTGAGAGATGTTTGGAGAAGGTTATTGAGGAGAGAATAA
- a CDS encoding FprA family A-type flavoprotein, which produces MYRAIPIVNNVYWVGARDISRRLFDSLIPLPRGTSYNSYLVVGTEKIVLIDTVNPGFENELVERISSVVEPSKLDYVVMNHAEPDHAGVIPYILNLSPKAKLITTAIGAKMARIFYGVADERIIIVRDDETIDLGGKSLRFIEAPMLHWPETMFTYLVEDGVLFPCDFFGAHVAQGLWDDEVEDLIYHAQRYFGEIMMPFKNNALNALKKIADLDIKIIAPSHGPIYRNPRKIIENYYRWARGETREKATILYVSMWHYTEKIVKMFADELKSNEIEVVLHDLAVADVGDVAKDLVDSRAIVVATPTVVLNAHPLTVQAAYLTKLLKPPTKYLAIITLYAWGTAADRQLEEMLSDLKAELVGVVKINVTPSKEDVENLRSLAKELSKKIRDVASK; this is translated from the coding sequence ATGTATAGAGCTATTCCAATAGTCAATAATGTATACTGGGTTGGTGCAAGAGATATCAGTAGAAGACTTTTCGATTCTCTCATACCACTTCCCAGGGGCACTTCCTACAACTCTTATCTTGTTGTGGGCACAGAAAAGATAGTCTTGATAGATACTGTGAATCCCGGATTTGAAAACGAGTTAGTGGAAAGGATCTCATCAGTTGTTGAACCATCTAAACTAGACTATGTTGTTATGAACCATGCTGAGCCAGATCATGCTGGTGTCATACCCTACATACTTAACCTCTCACCCAAGGCAAAACTCATAACAACAGCTATTGGGGCCAAAATGGCTAGGATATTCTATGGCGTAGCAGATGAAAGGATAATTATTGTTAGGGATGACGAAACCATTGATTTAGGTGGGAAGTCTCTTAGATTTATAGAGGCTCCGATGCTCCACTGGCCAGAAACTATGTTTACATATCTGGTTGAAGATGGGGTGCTATTTCCATGCGATTTCTTTGGAGCTCATGTAGCACAAGGTCTGTGGGATGATGAGGTAGAGGATTTGATTTACCATGCCCAGAGATACTTTGGCGAGATAATGATGCCCTTCAAAAATAATGCGCTGAATGCACTAAAGAAAATAGCTGATCTAGATATAAAGATTATAGCGCCTTCCCACGGACCTATCTACAGAAACCCGAGAAAAATCATTGAAAACTACTATAGGTGGGCAAGAGGCGAGACTAGAGAGAAGGCAACGATACTCTATGTGTCAATGTGGCACTACACAGAGAAAATCGTTAAAATGTTTGCCGATGAGCTTAAATCTAATGAGATAGAGGTTGTTTTACACGATCTTGCTGTGGCAGATGTTGGTGATGTTGCAAAAGATCTTGTCGATTCTCGAGCAATTGTGGTAGCAACACCAACAGTAGTATTAAATGCACATCCATTAACAGTCCAAGCAGCATATCTGACCAAGCTACTAAAGCCTCCAACAAAGTACCTAGCAATAATAACTTTGTATGCCTGGGGTACTGCAGCTGATAGACAACTAGAAGAAATGTTGAGTGATCTTAAAGCAGAGCTTGTTGGGGTAGTTAAAATCAATGTAACGCCGTCTAAAGAGGATGTAGAGAATTTACGGAGTCTAGCAAAAGAGCTTTCAAAGAAGATTAGAGATGTAGCTTCAAAATAG
- a CDS encoding HAD family hydrolase, with the protein MIMGVVFDLDGTLVDSVEVHVYAWKEACKALGIVKGAEDEEKFVEFVRGLVGLAPIDIAYNITKDMQMAQRLAEVKQRIYLSKIGEVKIFPGVDKALENLKKMGLRIAIASSVPRKVIESVIKANNIARYIDAYVGSDEVSKRKPDPEMFLKALERIGVEPTNAVIVGDTEYDIAPANRIGAVSILICWRRCLETKASPRFIAKNIDDVVNIIQNLVKQKPSA; encoded by the coding sequence ATGATTATGGGGGTTGTTTTCGATCTCGATGGGACTCTTGTCGACAGTGTTGAGGTGCATGTTTATGCGTGGAAAGAGGCTTGCAAGGCTCTTGGCATAGTCAAGGGCGCTGAGGATGAGGAGAAATTTGTAGAGTTTGTTAGAGGTCTTGTTGGCTTGGCTCCAATCGACATAGCATACAACATAACCAAGGACATGCAAATGGCCCAGAGACTTGCCGAGGTTAAGCAGAGAATATACCTATCAAAGATCGGTGAGGTCAAAATCTTTCCAGGTGTTGACAAGGCTCTCGAGAACCTGAAGAAAATGGGTCTGAGAATAGCCATAGCATCGTCTGTCCCAAGAAAAGTGATAGAGAGTGTTATCAAAGCAAACAATATAGCTAGGTATATAGATGCCTATGTTGGAAGCGACGAGGTTTCGAAGAGAAAGCCAGATCCAGAGATGTTCCTCAAAGCATTGGAGAGAATAGGCGTTGAGCCAACAAATGCTGTTATAGTTGGGGACACAGAATACGATATAGCACCAGCCAATAGAATAGGGGCTGTATCCATATTGATATGCTGGAGAAGGTGCCTAGAAACAAAAGCAAGCCCAAGATTCATAGCCAAAAACATAGATGACGTGGTAAACATCATCCAGAACCTGGTGAAGCAAAAACCATCTGCTTAG
- a CDS encoding ABC transporter permease subunit has translation MRSAIIYDVKRSLLRPLVLLMLVLFAALGVATTYYAYIFLAGYYPNVEGVAVYIKTSEGNNTRCVLMGGIFDRRGDPVESSLTLITNSSRIYSFKSTSTFIVEDPSICRHNIDMIEISTNLVKLNISCTTISAFSLLLIAPRSAGIYNFTHIASSIFVCGKSDGNIYIGSTLHVFKMFINDLKSWKARLYTFTVNTSSMSVELTKPIVLNYTFSSIFFSSTQINQSQGSIEIRHPIEKFDLSLDPNKDAIQFYSEVDHNLNVAGFDYSYKVNVERSYIELAIGSIGLNLFLEFFPIAVIYISYTLVAKPRSTGALEFVLARPMTRFDLYLSRYLAGAIIIVISSVILSIVLAIFQPLVLRIGLDPWGYMLLYLGILASLLTFHTLCYAIASTTRSGLYLAISITLYILFAMLWSLATIAIAFMLGISIMSTSYQELSYKLSYLNPLQFVNIARYYILLSYGAVNEISALNSVLAIAVPLLWNIGLFSLGFWRFRKINLSS, from the coding sequence ATGAGAAGTGCCATCATATACGATGTCAAGAGATCTCTCCTCAGACCACTAGTCCTGCTCATGCTAGTACTCTTTGCAGCACTTGGCGTCGCAACAACATACTATGCATACATCTTTCTAGCAGGCTACTATCCAAATGTAGAAGGAGTTGCAGTATATATCAAAACAAGTGAAGGTAATAATACCAGATGTGTTCTGATGGGCGGTATATTCGATAGAAGAGGAGACCCTGTTGAAAGCAGTTTAACACTCATAACTAACAGCTCTAGAATATACAGCTTCAAGAGCACCTCTACATTTATCGTTGAAGACCCGAGCATCTGTAGGCACAACATAGATATGATTGAGATATCAACCAATCTGGTGAAACTCAACATCTCTTGTACCACTATTTCTGCTTTTTCATTATTGCTTATTGCTCCTAGATCTGCTGGCATATACAACTTCACCCACATTGCATCATCTATTTTCGTATGTGGGAAGAGTGACGGCAATATCTACATAGGTTCTACACTACATGTTTTCAAAATGTTTATAAATGATCTGAAATCGTGGAAAGCAAGGCTATATACGTTTACGGTAAACACCTCATCAATGAGCGTAGAATTGACAAAGCCCATAGTGCTAAACTATACATTCTCCTCAATATTTTTCTCTTCCACTCAGATTAACCAATCTCAAGGATCTATAGAGATAAGGCACCCTATAGAGAAATTTGATTTGTCTCTTGACCCGAATAAAGACGCTATCCAGTTCTATTCAGAAGTCGACCATAACTTAAATGTAGCTGGCTTTGACTATAGCTATAAAGTAAATGTGGAGAGATCATATATAGAGTTAGCAATAGGTTCAATAGGTTTGAATCTATTCCTCGAATTCTTCCCAATAGCCGTTATATACATCTCGTATACCCTAGTCGCAAAGCCTAGGAGCACTGGAGCACTCGAGTTTGTGCTGGCTAGACCTATGACGAGATTTGATCTATACCTCTCTAGGTATCTAGCCGGGGCGATCATTATAGTTATTTCCTCCGTTATACTCTCGATAGTTCTTGCCATATTCCAGCCCCTTGTTCTTAGAATTGGGCTGGATCCCTGGGGCTATATGCTACTATACCTAGGCATATTGGCGTCGCTACTAACCTTCCACACATTATGCTACGCCATTGCCTCCACAACTAGATCTGGTCTCTACCTAGCCATATCAATCACTTTATACATTTTATTCGCAATGCTATGGAGTTTAGCCACCATAGCTATAGCATTCATGCTTGGGATAAGTATTATGAGCACAAGCTACCAAGAACTGTCATACAAACTATCATATTTGAATCCTCTACAATTCGTCAATATAGCTAGGTACTATATACTCCTATCCTACGGAGCTGTAAATGAGATATCCGCTCTCAACTCTGTACTTGCAATAGCGGTTCCACTGCTGTGGAACATAGGATTGTTTAGCTTGGGGTTCTGGAGGTTCAGGAAAATCAATTTGTCAAGCTGA
- a CDS encoding ABC transporter ATP-binding protein yields the protein MISIDRVSKSFGRFKALDNVSFDVRNGEVVGFVGPNGAGKTTTIRICVGVLPPDSGDVLIDDYSVTRDKRNASRYVGWVPEIPIFEPDESALNYFVYLAGYYGMGTSEARSLGRKLLEEVGLGDSLNKKLKNFSLGMKKRFALAVSMINNPDNFIFDEVLNGLDPLGVAFFRDLVKKFKKENRAVLFSSHILKEVEDLADRVVFINRGKVVKIMTMDEIKASAKPVLVIKLRNLDSRAVDIARGYSENVRVEKDAIYIYNPKTEPADIVEVLVRSGYKVEETKKEEASLEEIFFKVIGESK from the coding sequence ATGATTAGTATTGATAGAGTATCTAAATCTTTTGGACGATTCAAAGCGTTAGACAATGTTTCTTTTGATGTTAGGAATGGCGAGGTTGTTGGGTTTGTTGGCCCCAATGGGGCTGGTAAAACAACTACTATAAGGATTTGTGTTGGGGTTCTGCCACCTGATAGCGGAGATGTTCTTATCGACGACTATTCTGTTACTAGGGACAAGAGAAATGCTTCTAGGTATGTTGGCTGGGTTCCGGAGATACCTATATTCGAACCTGATGAGAGTGCATTGAACTATTTTGTCTATCTTGCTGGCTACTATGGGATGGGAACATCTGAGGCCAGGTCGCTTGGCAGAAAGCTGCTTGAGGAGGTGGGTCTCGGAGACTCTTTGAATAAAAAGCTCAAGAACTTCTCCCTTGGTATGAAGAAGAGGTTTGCACTAGCTGTGTCCATGATCAACAACCCAGATAACTTTATATTTGATGAGGTTCTCAATGGGCTTGACCCCCTTGGTGTGGCGTTCTTCAGAGACTTGGTTAAAAAGTTTAAGAAAGAGAATAGGGCTGTTCTATTCTCGTCGCACATCCTTAAAGAGGTAGAGGACTTAGCAGACAGAGTTGTCTTCATAAACAGGGGGAAGGTGGTGAAAATTATGACGATGGATGAGATAAAGGCTAGTGCGAAACCCGTTCTAGTAATCAAGCTGAGAAACCTCGACAGTAGAGCAGTAGACATAGCCAGAGGCTACAGCGAGAATGTAAGAGTTGAGAAAGACGCTATATACATATACAACCCCAAGACAGAGCCAGCAGACATTGTAGAAGTGCTTGTTAGAAGTGGCTACAAAGTTGAGGAGACCAAAAAGGAGGAGGCGAGCCTAGAGGAGATATTCTTTAAGGTGATAGGTGAATCGAAATGA
- a CDS encoding flavin reductase family protein produces MESIDVFEALDLIPHPLAIVTAGDPQTPGRRGGMTAAWVSRVSWNPPLVAVAISPKRFTYQLIKEFKAFAIHLVSKELEDVAMNVFGSLSGRDVDKFAKAGIEPLKAQAITAPIIPQSPLVIECKLVAEYPAGDHVIVVGEAVKAYKTSAKPLLIWHESQAKQIK; encoded by the coding sequence ATGGAGTCTATAGATGTTTTCGAGGCTTTGGATCTAATACCACACCCACTTGCAATAGTAACTGCAGGGGACCCGCAGACACCTGGTAGAAGAGGTGGTATGACAGCTGCATGGGTTTCCAGAGTTTCTTGGAATCCACCACTAGTAGCTGTTGCGATTTCTCCTAAGAGGTTTACCTATCAATTAATAAAGGAGTTCAAGGCCTTTGCAATTCACTTGGTCTCCAAAGAGCTTGAAGATGTTGCAATGAATGTTTTTGGCTCTTTGAGTGGAAGAGACGTAGACAAGTTTGCTAAAGCCGGTATAGAGCCGCTGAAGGCACAGGCAATAACCGCTCCCATAATACCCCAATCCCCCCTAGTAATAGAGTGCAAACTAGTTGCAGAGTATCCTGCTGGAGACCATGTAATAGTTGTTGGAGAAGCAGTCAAAGCCTACAAAACATCAGCAAAACCATTGCTCATATGGCACGAGTCACAAGCAAAACAGATTAAATAG
- a CDS encoding ZIP family metal transporter yields the protein MVDNTIYHALLNGFLIAGLTSVGALPSLAGVRLPRWGLDFSLGFASGVMVVASFTSLIIPAFEKGLYTDVGIGMAIGVIAMILLDAFIPHEHIVSGYEGPEHMRNRLRKAVLLAIAIAIHNIPEGLAVGVTTVYSIELGFATAIAIGLQDIPEGAAVALPLSMLWRGKFKGFAVAVLSGLVETASAVAGATLFAFAHNILGIGMGFSAGAMIYIVVEEILPEILHETSSYRRISALGFFLGFYTMLYLDALLS from the coding sequence ATGGTTGACAACACCATCTACCACGCACTTCTAAACGGCTTCCTCATTGCAGGTCTCACATCTGTTGGCGCCCTACCGTCTCTCGCAGGGGTTAGACTGCCTAGATGGGGCCTGGACTTCTCCCTAGGCTTTGCCTCGGGAGTCATGGTTGTAGCCAGTTTCACGAGCCTGATTATCCCAGCCTTTGAGAAGGGTCTCTACACAGATGTTGGTATTGGCATGGCCATTGGTGTTATAGCAATGATTTTGCTAGATGCTTTCATCCCTCACGAACATATTGTCAGCGGTTATGAAGGTCCAGAGCATATGAGGAACAGGCTTAGAAAGGCTGTTCTACTTGCCATAGCTATAGCCATTCACAACATACCTGAGGGACTTGCAGTTGGTGTAACAACTGTTTACAGCATTGAGCTCGGCTTTGCCACCGCCATTGCAATAGGCTTGCAGGACATTCCTGAGGGGGCGGCGGTTGCACTACCCCTTTCAATGCTATGGAGAGGAAAATTCAAGGGCTTTGCAGTAGCTGTGCTAAGCGGACTCGTAGAAACTGCGTCGGCTGTAGCCGGAGCAACACTGTTTGCATTTGCCCACAACATACTGGGAATTGGAATGGGCTTTTCAGCAGGTGCAATGATCTATATAGTGGTCGAGGAGATCCTGCCTGAGATACTCCACGAAACATCCTCGTATAGAAGAATATCTGCTCTAGGATTCTTCCTAGGGTTCTACACAATGCTTTATCTAGATGCCCTACTCAGCTAA
- a CDS encoding cation transporter dimerization domain-containing protein: MYSERSPTMAFILVSTLSAFGGLLKVYGGVVGGSKSVFVDALTSIANTVSVLAIYKFFRESLKPPDIDHRYGHARYALGGAIFTVSLYSFVAGVIAIDLYESIASRYVVTVSSSVYAAMALIPYTLAILFTRRFGSLSILYARFTSIEFIESGVAIATSFMGATISYMIDFAGAVALTSYLFVEIAKSLKEIIYAVSDHTPRDVVEIVRSTLLRYGISDVGEIRIRRVFEDSFHGDATIRLPPETTIDKAHEIVDKVENELREKHNIDIVIHVEPKKLETLERGPELGYTQSSDSQ, translated from the coding sequence TTGTATAGTGAGAGGTCCCCAACCATGGCTTTCATCCTCGTGTCAACGCTTAGTGCCTTTGGTGGCTTGCTAAAGGTTTATGGTGGTGTTGTCGGTGGTTCGAAATCTGTTTTCGTGGATGCACTGACCTCTATAGCTAATACAGTCTCTGTTTTGGCTATCTACAAGTTTTTTAGGGAGAGTCTGAAGCCTCCTGATATAGATCATCGCTATGGGCATGCCAGGTATGCTCTTGGCGGGGCGATATTCACGGTCTCGCTGTACTCATTTGTTGCGGGGGTCATAGCCATTGATCTGTATGAGAGTATAGCGTCTAGATATGTTGTCACTGTTTCCTCGTCTGTTTATGCTGCCATGGCCTTGATCCCCTACACACTTGCCATACTGTTTACAAGAAGGTTTGGGAGTCTATCCATTCTGTACGCTAGATTCACATCGATAGAGTTTATAGAGAGTGGTGTGGCCATAGCAACCTCTTTCATGGGCGCAACAATATCTTATATGATAGACTTTGCAGGCGCTGTAGCACTAACATCATATCTTTTTGTGGAGATTGCTAAGAGCTTGAAGGAAATTATATATGCTGTGAGCGACCACACACCAAGGGATGTTGTCGAAATTGTGAGGAGCACCCTGCTCAGATATGGCATTTCTGATGTGGGTGAGATAAGGATTAGAAGAGTATTTGAAGACAGTTTCCACGGCGACGCAACCATTAGATTGCCTCCAGAGACAACTATAGACAAGGCACATGAGATTGTGGATAAAGTTGAGAACGAGCTTAGAGAGAAACACAACATCGATATTGTTATACATGTAGAGCCGAAAAAGTTGGAGACTTTGGAGAGAGGTCCAGAGCTAGGATATACACAGTCTAGCGATTCACAATAG
- a CDS encoding type II toxin-antitoxin system VapC family toxin, with amino-acid sequence MDLDVEEVMRIAIENNITFYDSSYIALAQKLKAPISTEDKDIISVAPRYGVKIIRLHELMDLIKTCG; translated from the coding sequence GTGGATCTAGATGTTGAAGAGGTTATGAGAATAGCTATTGAGAACAACATCACATTCTACGATTCATCCTATATAGCATTGGCTCAGAAACTCAAGGCACCCATATCCACTGAGGATAAAGACATCATATCAGTGGCCCCTAGATATGGTGTGAAGATTATACGACTACACGAATTAATGGATCTGATAAAAACCTGTGGCTAA
- a CDS encoding HAD family acid phosphatase gives MTRCAVFDLDGVLFDVSKRLELCLAEAGAGSVDSIPRGRRSLFWNCFLSDRYMHLDVPNKELVEYVKSLKGQGYRIVIVTGRREDTQKHYTVKQLRDAGIPYDEIFFRPAKSYKKDYELKAEIIKRLIQSGCEIAEVWDDNKDVVKAIKAILPHAKVVHYRIGI, from the coding sequence ATGACTAGGTGTGCTGTTTTTGATTTGGATGGTGTTCTGTTTGATGTTAGTAAGAGGCTTGAGCTGTGCTTGGCTGAGGCTGGTGCCGGTTCTGTGGACTCTATACCGAGGGGTAGGAGAAGCCTGTTCTGGAACTGCTTTCTGAGCGACAGGTACATGCACTTGGATGTGCCGAACAAAGAGCTTGTAGAGTATGTCAAGAGCCTTAAGGGCCAGGGCTACAGAATAGTGATTGTCACCGGGAGGAGGGAGGACACACAAAAGCATTATACAGTCAAGCAGCTTAGAGATGCTGGGATCCCATACGACGAGATATTCTTCAGACCTGCGAAAAGCTATAAGAAGGATTATGAGCTCAAAGCAGAGATCATAAAGAGGCTTATCCAAAGCGGATGTGAGATAGCCGAGGTCTGGGACGACAACAAAGACGTTGTTAAAGCAATTAAGGCTATTCTCCCCCACGCGAAAGTGGTTCACTATAGAATTGGGATCTGA
- a CDS encoding helix-turn-helix domain-containing protein produces MSSLAVAALAVSVATPVALYILYKRFEYPRVVEETRSEIAKIKSEISNLTSFSPSNSPQLDELAKRVSSLEERLGAIEKKVAAIESSLNDLNTKIGAVAQNEDEDIAEQVIRLRQQGYSLRRIAEELETSVSRVRKILKERNMA; encoded by the coding sequence GTGAGTAGCCTAGCTGTAGCTGCACTGGCTGTTTCTGTAGCAACACCCGTGGCACTGTACATACTCTATAAAAGATTTGAGTATCCCAGGGTTGTTGAGGAGACAAGAAGCGAGATAGCAAAAATCAAGTCAGAGATTTCGAATCTAACCAGCTTCTCTCCTAGCAACAGCCCCCAACTAGATGAGCTGGCTAAAAGGGTTTCGAGTCTGGAGGAGAGGTTGGGAGCCATAGAGAAGAAGGTGGCTGCCATTGAGAGCAGTCTTAATGACCTAAACACAAAAATTGGTGCAGTTGCACAAAACGAGGATGAGGATATAGCAGAGCAGGTCATTAGGTTAAGACAGCAGGGCTACTCGCTTAGAAGAATAGCCGAAGAGCTTGAAACAAGTGTGTCGAGGGTTAGGAAAATACTTAAAGAGCGTAACATGGCATAG
- a CDS encoding HEPN domain-containing protein yields MNNIEMARSYIRQAEERLHHARESLDRGNYPYVMRQSQEAVELLLKAALRLVGADVPKWHDVGSILRKEKRRFP; encoded by the coding sequence TTGAATAACATAGAAATGGCGAGGTCATACATAAGACAAGCTGAGGAGAGGTTACACCACGCTAGGGAATCTCTAGATAGAGGAAACTACCCATATGTTATGAGACAAAGCCAAGAAGCCGTTGAACTTCTACTTAAAGCAGCCCTCAGATTAGTTGGCGCAGATGTGCCAAAATGGCATGATGTAGGATCTATACTCAGAAAAGAGAAGCGTCGATTCCCCTGA
- a CDS encoding nucleotidyltransferase domain-containing protein, whose product MATLGMWVCRPYSNVLKKLLNVMLDALGDNLVSVVVFGSVARCEARRDSDIDLLIVVREAPRSRLRR is encoded by the coding sequence GTGGCTACCTTAGGTATGTGGGTATGCAGACCCTATTCCAATGTTCTTAAAAAGCTCTTGAATGTAATGCTGGATGCTCTAGGAGATAACCTAGTGTCCGTGGTTGTTTTTGGCTCTGTTGCTAGATGTGAGGCTAGGAGGGATAGTGATATCGATTTGCTTATAGTTGTTAGAGAAGCGCCGAGGAGCAGACTTAGGAGATAG
- a CDS encoding dual specificity protein phosphatase family protein: protein MIRRVDDRLLWSGYPSAHDVEKVAREGVKLIVNLVDYSPGNAKYYKVARSLNVDVLAYPIKDFGFRPPEDVHFHVLNSVLRVVQGGGLALVHCEGGIGRSGTVVAMYLMLRHGLGVKQALSRVKSLGGGPESDIQLLALEWYGRALSLLGSSGLDTVLEIGHNYDFGWGIDHASTVANIACDIASLLGFNKKMLAELYIAGLLHDIGRAVASDDKHHVKSAEIVMELKNAVERYGDPEAIAFLLRNHRTETDPRRDHYANKLGQDYVLLASILRLADAFTDIYGEEEYLGAELKNNRIAIKTSRADATRVETKAQILKELGYNIELEPI, encoded by the coding sequence ATGATTAGGAGGGTTGATGATAGGCTTTTGTGGAGCGGCTACCCCTCAGCACATGATGTTGAGAAGGTTGCGAGAGAGGGTGTGAAGCTTATCGTGAATCTAGTGGACTATTCCCCCGGGAATGCGAAGTACTACAAGGTTGCAAGGTCTCTGAATGTAGATGTGCTGGCCTATCCCATAAAAGACTTTGGCTTCAGGCCTCCAGAGGATGTACACTTCCATGTTTTGAATTCTGTTCTGAGGGTTGTGCAGGGGGGTGGGCTGGCTCTAGTACACTGCGAGGGTGGTATAGGTAGGAGCGGGACTGTTGTAGCCATGTACCTAATGCTTAGGCATGGCCTTGGCGTAAAGCAGGCTCTATCCCGTGTCAAGAGCCTTGGCGGCGGCCCAGAGTCTGATATACAGCTCCTGGCCCTGGAATGGTATGGGAGGGCGCTGTCTCTGCTAGGCTCCAGCGGTCTAGACACCGTCCTTGAAATTGGACACAACTACGACTTTGGCTGGGGCATAGACCACGCATCGACTGTGGCCAACATAGCCTGTGACATAGCCTCGCTACTCGGATTCAACAAGAAGATGCTTGCAGAGCTTTACATAGCAGGGCTCCTACACGACATTGGAAGGGCTGTGGCCAGCGATGATAAGCACCATGTTAAGAGCGCTGAGATTGTTATGGAGCTGAAAAATGCTGTGGAAAGATACGGGGATCCGGAGGCAATAGCGTTTCTGCTAAGAAACCATAGAACAGAGACAGATCCGAGGAGAGACCATTACGCCAATAAACTCGGGCAAGACTATGTTCTGCTCGCATCCATACTGAGACTAGCAGATGCATTCACAGACATCTACGGTGAAGAGGAGTATCTTGGTGCGGAGCTCAAAAACAATAGAATAGCTATCAAGACTAGTAGAGCCGATGCAACTAGGGTAGAGACAAAGGCCCAGATACTGAAAGAACTGGGCTACAACATAGAGCTGGAACCCATTTGA
- a CDS encoding HEPN domain-containing protein, translating to MQRAWTCLESGLKKAEVFIREAERHLGLGIYWLACFEAQQAAELYLKAYTQAHCHASIYS from the coding sequence ATGCAAAGGGCATGGACCTGCCTAGAGAGTGGGTTGAAAAAAGCCGAGGTCTTTATTAGAGAAGCTGAGAGGCACCTTGGCCTAGGCATATACTGGCTAGCATGTTTTGAGGCTCAGCAAGCTGCTGAATTATATTTGAAAGCATATACTCAAGCTCACTGCCACGCATCCATATACTCATGA
- a CDS encoding nucleotidyltransferase domain-containing protein — protein METPRIYEIYAEKLKTYEETFREFVEVLCKSDKVVEAFLIGSRARGDNLPYSDYDIVVVVPNNIDKLSVAEELRRLRRKSFPLDLIPLYKDELDDPIYSEMLRHTKKLCNKVMGYS, from the coding sequence ATGGAGACCCCTAGAATCTACGAGATATACGCTGAGAAGTTAAAGACATACGAAGAGACCTTCAGAGAATTTGTAGAGGTTCTATGCAAAAGCGATAAAGTTGTAGAAGCTTTCCTGATTGGCTCAAGAGCAAGAGGAGACAACCTCCCCTACAGCGACTACGACATAGTCGTGGTAGTGCCAAACAACATCGATAAACTCTCAGTAGCAGAGGAGCTACGCAGATTAAGAAGAAAAAGCTTTCCTCTAGATCTAATACCACTTTACAAAGATGAGCTAGATGACCCAATATACAGCGAGATGCTGAGACACACTAAGAAACTCTGTAATAAAGTAATGGGATATAGCTGA